In Pelodiscus sinensis isolate JC-2024 chromosome 2, ASM4963464v1, whole genome shotgun sequence, the following proteins share a genomic window:
- the GPNMB gene encoding transmembrane glycoprotein NMB isoform X1, with amino-acid sequence MKGPCLLLLLLLGVLLLAEGVLHAAAKQFHDVMSHGRSSSHVRSHKKLHGWFPDQNQWNEKLYPFWEKGDPRWNNCWRGGKVEARLTSDSPALVGSNVTFAVILQFPRCQKEDNDSNIIYDRNCRNDSSDFPDQYVYNWTKWIDDCGWANCTSNNNHNVFPDGRPFPHHPGWRRKNFVYLFHTLGQYYQKTGGSSALVSINTTNITLGKQMMMVSVYRRGHRTYVPVATASVIYVVTDKIPLYVNLSQKNDRNASDSVFIKDSPITFDVKIHDPSHYLNNSAISYTWGYGDGSGIFISNSPISTHTYTLQGNFSLNLTVQAIIPVPCGPATPTPPLPTSPGATTQNSTSSENKTEWTTPALTTKPPSNLDSPTSAGVMEYIPNAGCNIYRYGHYKTTISIVEGILQVNIIQMTNVQVTVAQGENSLIDFVVTCQGSLPTDACTIVSDPTCQESLGVVCNPVEVTDQCLLTIRRAFNEPGTYCVNITLGDDTSQALTSALISVNGAPGSSSRTVEGFLIASGFLVMFVVVVTLLFYRRYKEYKPIERSAEQAVNREGLSVYFNNVKAVLFPGNNERDPLLKSKPGIV; translated from the exons ATGAAGggtccctgcctcctcctcctcctccttcttggaGTCCTGCTGCTGGCTGAAGGGGTTCTGCATGCTGCTGCCAAAC AGTTTCACGATGTGATGAGCCATGGGAGATCTTCTTCTCATGTTAGGTCTCATAAGAAATTACATGGCTGGTTTCCTGATCAAAATCAGTGGAATGAAAAGCTTTATCCTTTTTGGGAAAAGGGAGATCCTAGATGGAACAACTGCTGGAGAG GAGGAAAGGTGGAAGCCAGACTGACCTCTGACAGCCCAGCTCTTGTAGGATCAAATGTGACCTTTGCTGTGATCCTACAGTTTCCCAGGTGCCAGAAAGAAGACAATGACAGCAACATAATATATGACAGGAACTGCAGGAATG ATTCTTCAGACTTTCCTGATCAGTATGTCTACAACTGGACTAAGTGGATTGATGACTGTGGCTGGGCAAACTGCACAAGCAACAATAACCATAATGTGTTCCCAGATGGGAGACCTTTCCCTCATCATCCTGGCTGGAGAAGGAAGAACTTTGTCTATTTGTTTCATACACTTG GCCAGTACTACCAAAAAACTGGAGGCTCTTCAGCACTTGTTTCCATCAACACAACAAATATCACCCTTGGCAAGCAGATGATGATGGTGTCCGTTTACAGAAGAGGTCATCGAACATATGTTCCAGTTGCAACAGCAAGTGTCATCTATGTTGTGACAG ACAAGATTCCTTTATATGTAAACCTGTCCCAGAAGAATGACCGCAATGCCTCAGATTCTGTCTTCATCAAGGACTCACCTATTACATTTGATGTCAAGATCCATGATCCCAGCCACTATCTTAACAATTCTGCTATCTCCTACACATGGGGTTATGGAGATGGCAGTGGCATATTTATATCTAACAGCCCTATTTCAACTCACACTTACACTCTGCAGGGAAACTTCAGCCTGAATTTGACTGTCCAGGCTATTATACCTGTACCTTGTGGGCCAGCAACACCTACCCCACCGCTTCCTACCTCCCCAG GGGCAACAACTCAAAACTCAACCAGTAGTGAAAACAAAACTGAGTGGACCACTCCTGCCT TAACTACTAAACCACCCTCTAATCTGGACTCTCCCACCAGTGCTGGAGTAATGGAATACATTCCCAATGCAGGCTGCAATATTTACAGATATGGACATTATAAAACGACTATCTCCATTGTAG AGGGAATCCTTCAGGTGAACATTATTCAGATGACAAATGTCCAGGTGACAGTGGCTCAAGGTGAAAACTCCCTGATTGATTTTGTTGTTACGTGCCAAGGGAG TCTTCCTACAGATGCCTGTACAATAGTCTCTGACCCCACATGCCAGGAGTCCCTCGGTGTGGTATGTAACCCTGTTGAAGTAACAGATCAGTGCTTACTGACCATAAGAAGAGCCTTCAATGAGCCTGGAACCTACTGTGTAAACATTACCCTGGGTGATGACACCAGCCAAGCCCTCACAAGTGCCCTTATATCTGTAAATGGAG CTCCAGGGTCATCTTCAAGGACAGTGGAAGGTTTCTTGATTGCCTCAGGTTTCTTGGTGATGTTTGTCGTCGTTGTGACTCTCCTTTTTTACAG GAGATACAAAGAGTACAAACCTATTGAAAGAAGCGCAGAACAAGCGGTGAACAGGGAGGGGCTGAGTGTGTACTTCAACAATGTCAAGGCTGTTCTCTTCCCTGGGAACAATGAGAGAGATCCTCTGCTGAAAAGCAAACCAGGAATTGTTTAA
- the GPNMB gene encoding transmembrane glycoprotein NMB isoform X2, translating to MKGPCLLLLLLLGVLLLAEGVLHAAAKQFHDVMSHGRSSSHVRSHKKLHGWFPDQNQWNEKLYPFWEKGDPRWNNCWRGGKVEARLTSDSPALVGSNVTFAVILQFPRCQKEDNDSNIIYDRNCRNDSSDFPDQYVYNWTKWIDDCGWANCTSNNNHNVFPDGRPFPHHPGWRRKNFVYLFHTLGQYYQKTGGSSALVSINTTNITLGKQMMMVSVYRRGHRTYVPVATASVIYVVTDKIPLYVNLSQKNDRNASDSVFIKDSPITFDVKIHDPSHYLNNSAISYTWGYGDGSGIFISNSPISTHTYTLQGNFSLNLTVQAIIPVPCGPATPTPPLPTSPGATTQNSTSSENKTEWTTPALTTKPPSNLDSPTSAGVMEYIPNAGCNIYRYGHYKTTISIVEGILQVNIIQMTNVQVTVAQGENSLIDFVVTCQGSLPTDACTIVSDPTCQESLGVVCNPVEVTDQCLLTIRRAFNEPGTYCVNITLGDDTSQALTSALISVNGGSSSRTVEGFLIASGFLVMFVVVVTLLFYRRYKEYKPIERSAEQAVNREGLSVYFNNVKAVLFPGNNERDPLLKSKPGIV from the exons ATGAAGggtccctgcctcctcctcctcctccttcttggaGTCCTGCTGCTGGCTGAAGGGGTTCTGCATGCTGCTGCCAAAC AGTTTCACGATGTGATGAGCCATGGGAGATCTTCTTCTCATGTTAGGTCTCATAAGAAATTACATGGCTGGTTTCCTGATCAAAATCAGTGGAATGAAAAGCTTTATCCTTTTTGGGAAAAGGGAGATCCTAGATGGAACAACTGCTGGAGAG GAGGAAAGGTGGAAGCCAGACTGACCTCTGACAGCCCAGCTCTTGTAGGATCAAATGTGACCTTTGCTGTGATCCTACAGTTTCCCAGGTGCCAGAAAGAAGACAATGACAGCAACATAATATATGACAGGAACTGCAGGAATG ATTCTTCAGACTTTCCTGATCAGTATGTCTACAACTGGACTAAGTGGATTGATGACTGTGGCTGGGCAAACTGCACAAGCAACAATAACCATAATGTGTTCCCAGATGGGAGACCTTTCCCTCATCATCCTGGCTGGAGAAGGAAGAACTTTGTCTATTTGTTTCATACACTTG GCCAGTACTACCAAAAAACTGGAGGCTCTTCAGCACTTGTTTCCATCAACACAACAAATATCACCCTTGGCAAGCAGATGATGATGGTGTCCGTTTACAGAAGAGGTCATCGAACATATGTTCCAGTTGCAACAGCAAGTGTCATCTATGTTGTGACAG ACAAGATTCCTTTATATGTAAACCTGTCCCAGAAGAATGACCGCAATGCCTCAGATTCTGTCTTCATCAAGGACTCACCTATTACATTTGATGTCAAGATCCATGATCCCAGCCACTATCTTAACAATTCTGCTATCTCCTACACATGGGGTTATGGAGATGGCAGTGGCATATTTATATCTAACAGCCCTATTTCAACTCACACTTACACTCTGCAGGGAAACTTCAGCCTGAATTTGACTGTCCAGGCTATTATACCTGTACCTTGTGGGCCAGCAACACCTACCCCACCGCTTCCTACCTCCCCAG GGGCAACAACTCAAAACTCAACCAGTAGTGAAAACAAAACTGAGTGGACCACTCCTGCCT TAACTACTAAACCACCCTCTAATCTGGACTCTCCCACCAGTGCTGGAGTAATGGAATACATTCCCAATGCAGGCTGCAATATTTACAGATATGGACATTATAAAACGACTATCTCCATTGTAG AGGGAATCCTTCAGGTGAACATTATTCAGATGACAAATGTCCAGGTGACAGTGGCTCAAGGTGAAAACTCCCTGATTGATTTTGTTGTTACGTGCCAAGGGAG TCTTCCTACAGATGCCTGTACAATAGTCTCTGACCCCACATGCCAGGAGTCCCTCGGTGTGGTATGTAACCCTGTTGAAGTAACAGATCAGTGCTTACTGACCATAAGAAGAGCCTTCAATGAGCCTGGAACCTACTGTGTAAACATTACCCTGGGTGATGACACCAGCCAAGCCCTCACAAGTGCCCTTATATCTGTAAATGGAG GGTCATCTTCAAGGACAGTGGAAGGTTTCTTGATTGCCTCAGGTTTCTTGGTGATGTTTGTCGTCGTTGTGACTCTCCTTTTTTACAG GAGATACAAAGAGTACAAACCTATTGAAAGAAGCGCAGAACAAGCGGTGAACAGGGAGGGGCTGAGTGTGTACTTCAACAATGTCAAGGCTGTTCTCTTCCCTGGGAACAATGAGAGAGATCCTCTGCTGAAAAGCAAACCAGGAATTGTTTAA